In a genomic window of Flavobacterium sp. KACC 22761:
- a CDS encoding lactonase family protein — protein MKLKTILFIVAFLATFNLFAQNTYVFLGSYNRDKSAEAIQVYQLDTLNGKLTKFASAKNIVNPSYLAVSPNGKYVYACTDTKTPNAGSISSFEFNSENKSLTFLNSQRSGGENPVYVTIHKSGKWIANANYTEGSVSVFPILENGKIDSIAQNFQYMDGSTHKERQTRSHVHSAVFSPEFDYLFLPDLGADKIRCYAFDENQKKPLLDTKNPFTKTDLEAGPRHFTFHPNQKFGYCIEEMAGQISVYKYENGVLNKIQRIATHPDKIKEGFESSDIHISPDGKFLYATNRGKENNIAIFAIDENGLLKNIGYQSTLGKHPRVFAIDESGKFLIASNVNTGNVVVFKINPKTGLLKKVGKEIKMESVSCVQIRKI, from the coding sequence TTGAAACTAAAAACTATCCTTTTTATCGTTGCTTTTCTGGCAACTTTTAACCTTTTCGCACAAAATACCTACGTTTTTCTAGGTTCCTATAATCGTGATAAATCGGCGGAAGCCATTCAAGTTTATCAATTGGATACGCTAAATGGAAAATTGACAAAATTTGCTTCGGCAAAAAACATTGTAAATCCATCTTATTTGGCGGTTTCTCCAAATGGAAAATATGTGTATGCTTGTACCGATACTAAAACGCCAAACGCGGGAAGCATTAGCAGTTTTGAATTTAATTCTGAAAACAAAAGCCTGACTTTTTTAAACAGCCAAAGAAGTGGTGGTGAAAATCCAGTTTATGTTACGATTCATAAAAGCGGAAAATGGATTGCCAATGCCAATTATACTGAAGGAAGCGTTTCTGTTTTTCCAATTTTAGAAAATGGCAAAATAGACTCGATTGCACAAAATTTCCAATATATGGACGGAAGTACGCACAAAGAAAGACAAACCCGTTCACATGTACACTCGGCAGTGTTTTCGCCTGAATTTGATTATTTGTTTTTGCCCGATTTAGGTGCCGATAAAATTCGTTGTTATGCCTTTGATGAAAATCAGAAAAAACCTTTACTTGACACTAAAAATCCATTTACAAAGACTGATTTAGAAGCTGGTCCGAGGCATTTTACTTTTCATCCCAATCAGAAATTTGGGTATTGTATTGAGGAAATGGCTGGACAAATTAGTGTTTACAAATATGAAAATGGTGTTTTGAATAAAATTCAGCGCATCGCTACGCATCCTGATAAAATAAAAGAAGGTTTTGAAAGCTCAGATATTCATATTTCGCCTGACGGGAAATTTCTGTATGCTACAAATCGTGGAAAAGAAAACAATATTGCCATTTTTGCAATTGATGAAAATGGACTTCTGAAAAATATTGGTTATCAATCTACTTTAGGAAAACATCCAAGAGTTTTTGCCATTGATGAAAGCGGAAAATTTTTAATTGCTTCAAATGTGAATACCGGAAATGTGGTTGTTTTTAAAATAAATCCAAAGACTGGTCTTCTAAAAAAGGTCGGAAAAGAAATCAAAATGGAAAGTGTTTCCTGCGTTCAAATCCGAAAAATTTAA
- a CDS encoding cation:proton antiporter, with protein MIEFFRHFLHEFELPLTNPVLIFSLILFIILLSPILLKKINIPGIIGLIISGVIIGPHGLHLLEKNSAVNLFSTIGLLYIMFIAGLELDMNEFKANRNKSLLFGFFTFIIPLSIGFPVCYYLLHYEFNASFLTASMFATHTLVAYPIVSKLGIAKNQAVAITVGGTILTDTAVLIILAVIMGSSQGSLNQAFWIKLTVSLAIFSAIMFLLIPRIAKWFFKKLESEKHAHYIFVLSVVFFAAFLAEVAGVEPIIGAFVAGLALNPLIPHSSALMNRIEFIGNSLFIPFFLISVGMLVDVSVILSGPTALIVAATLSVVAIFGKWAAAFFTQVVFRYTRTERQLIFGLSSAHAAATLAVILVGYKAKILDENILNGTIILILITCIVASFATEKAAKKIAICEEEISHEDAGHDQILDEHILIPLAKTSATASLLDFALLIKDKKSANPVTLLTIVPNNDQAEKNILKYKKAVDKFVIQGSASEVKINTIARIDHNPASGIARTSKEIMSDIVIIGWPKKTGFLDKIFGENVDSIINNVDKSLFICRFPTNFVEEKRLVFICPPFSERGIGFHLLLQKICRLSQELSIPIVLYADYKTHQTIQEIANNLRLNAKFGFKSVMEWDNFESISDEIKPTDFIVFNLSRKGSVSYQSIFDRLPQKFDKLFADNNILLVYPQDDRKESAMDAYEDFTATPLTKGLEAIEQIGRGLGNILKKG; from the coding sequence ATGATAGAATTTTTCAGGCATTTTTTACACGAATTCGAATTACCGCTTACGAATCCAGTATTGATTTTTTCCTTAATACTTTTTATAATTCTGCTTTCGCCGATTTTATTAAAAAAAATCAATATTCCCGGAATCATCGGATTGATCATTTCTGGAGTTATTATAGGACCACATGGTTTGCATCTTTTAGAAAAAAATTCAGCTGTTAATTTATTTTCAACTATCGGACTTTTGTACATCATGTTTATTGCTGGACTTGAACTTGATATGAATGAATTTAAAGCGAATCGAAACAAGAGTTTATTATTTGGTTTTTTCACTTTTATAATTCCGCTTTCAATCGGTTTTCCGGTTTGTTATTATTTGTTGCATTATGAATTTAATGCCAGTTTTTTAACAGCGAGTATGTTTGCAACGCATACTTTAGTGGCATATCCAATTGTGAGCAAATTAGGAATTGCAAAAAATCAAGCAGTTGCCATAACAGTTGGAGGAACAATTTTGACTGATACTGCCGTTTTGATTATTCTTGCCGTAATTATGGGAAGTAGTCAAGGAAGTTTAAATCAGGCTTTTTGGATCAAATTGACCGTTTCATTAGCCATTTTTTCAGCAATTATGTTTTTGCTTATTCCAAGAATTGCCAAATGGTTTTTCAAGAAATTAGAAAGTGAAAAACATGCACATTATATTTTTGTGCTTTCAGTTGTTTTCTTCGCTGCCTTTTTGGCCGAAGTTGCAGGAGTAGAACCTATTATTGGTGCTTTCGTTGCAGGTTTGGCATTGAATCCTTTGATTCCGCATTCGTCTGCTTTGATGAACCGAATTGAATTTATTGGAAATTCATTGTTTATTCCCTTTTTCTTGATTTCTGTGGGAATGCTTGTTGACGTAAGCGTTATTTTAAGCGGACCGACAGCTTTAATTGTAGCAGCAACTTTGAGTGTTGTGGCTATTTTTGGAAAATGGGCAGCTGCCTTTTTTACACAAGTCGTTTTTAGATATACCAGAACCGAAAGACAATTGATTTTTGGATTAAGCAGTGCGCATGCGGCAGCGACTTTGGCTGTAATTTTGGTGGGTTATAAAGCGAAAATTTTAGATGAAAATATCCTAAACGGAACAATTATTCTGATTTTGATTACTTGTATTGTCGCTTCTTTTGCAACTGAAAAAGCGGCTAAAAAAATCGCGATTTGTGAAGAAGAAATCTCCCATGAAGATGCTGGGCATGATCAAATTTTAGACGAACATATTTTGATTCCATTGGCAAAAACGTCGGCGACGGCAAGTTTATTGGATTTCGCGCTTTTAATTAAAGATAAAAAATCAGCTAATCCTGTGACTTTATTGACGATTGTTCCGAATAACGATCAAGCCGAAAAAAATATTCTGAAGTATAAAAAAGCGGTTGATAAATTTGTGATTCAAGGATCGGCTTCAGAAGTGAAAATTAATACGATTGCCCGAATTGATCATAATCCGGCGAGCGGAATTGCAAGAACTTCTAAAGAAATCATGTCGGATATTGTGATTATTGGCTGGCCAAAAAAAACGGGATTCTTGGATAAAATTTTTGGTGAAAATGTTGATTCTATCATCAATAATGTTGATAAGAGTTTATTCATTTGCAGGTTTCCAACTAATTTTGTTGAAGAAAAAAGACTGGTTTTTATTTGTCCGCCATTTTCTGAAAGAGGAATTGGTTTCCATCTTTTATTACAGAAGATCTGCAGGTTATCTCAAGAATTAAGTATTCCGATTGTGCTTTACGCCGATTATAAAACGCATCAAACGATTCAAGAAATAGCAAATAATTTGAGACTGAATGCTAAATTTGGTTTTAAAAGCGTAATGGAATGGGATAATTTTGAATCGATTTCAGACGAAATAAAGCCAACCGATTTCATTGTTTTCAATTTATCTAGAAAAGGTTCGGTTTCGTATCAGTCTATTTTTGACAGACTGCCTCAAAAATTTGATAAATTGTTTGCTGACAATAATATTCTCTTGGTTTATCCGCAAGACGACCGCAAAGAAAGCGCAATGGATGCCTACGAAGATTTCACGGCAACGCCTTTAACCAAAGGTCTTGAAGCCATTGAGCAGATTGGTCGTGGTTTGGGGAATATTTTAAAGAAAGGATAA
- a CDS encoding GNAT family N-acetyltransferase yields MTPNNFNLQPDFLENEILKLIPLQENHFEALYKVASDPLVWEQHPNKNRYERDVFRNFFEGAMESKGAFVILDKTTNEIAGSTRFYDYEPENKSIFIGYTFYGRNFWGTGFNAQVKKIMLDYAFQFVDNVQFHIGAENYRSQKAIEKLGAKKIDEINVAYYNEPSRHNFVYRIKK; encoded by the coding sequence ATGACTCCGAACAACTTTAATTTACAGCCTGATTTTCTCGAAAACGAAATCTTAAAATTGATTCCGTTGCAAGAAAATCATTTTGAAGCGCTTTATAAAGTCGCTTCAGATCCTTTAGTTTGGGAACAACATCCTAATAAAAATCGCTATGAACGAGACGTCTTCCGAAACTTTTTTGAAGGTGCGATGGAAAGCAAGGGCGCTTTTGTTATTTTGGACAAAACAACAAATGAAATTGCCGGCAGTACACGATTTTACGATTATGAACCAGAAAACAAAAGCATTTTTATAGGCTATACTTTTTACGGCAGAAACTTCTGGGGAACTGGTTTTAATGCACAAGTAAAAAAAATTATGCTCGATTATGCGTTTCAGTTTGTTGATAACGTTCAGTTCCATATTGGGGCAGAAAATTACCGTTCGCAAAAAGCAATAGAAAAATTAGGTGCCAAAAAAATAGACGAAATCAATGTTGCTTATTATAACGAACCTTCGCGTCATAATTTTGTTTACAGAATAAAAAAATAA
- a CDS encoding SRPBCC family protein produces MKTENNKFAKAEMLIRKPVSEVFQAFIDPEITRKFWFTKGSGKLEENQKTEWTWEMYGFSLTVTTLVLQENKKIVIEWGNPDEITLVEWIFSPLNENETFVSITNSGLKGDADKIIDQVRNSTEGFTLVLAGAKAYLEHNLKLNLVLDRFPKGLA; encoded by the coding sequence ATGAAAACAGAAAACAACAAATTTGCAAAAGCCGAAATGCTGATTAGAAAACCTGTTTCAGAAGTTTTTCAGGCTTTTATAGATCCAGAAATCACACGTAAATTTTGGTTTACAAAAGGTTCCGGAAAATTAGAAGAAAACCAAAAAACCGAGTGGACTTGGGAAATGTATGGTTTTTCATTGACGGTAACAACATTAGTATTGCAAGAAAATAAAAAAATTGTGATTGAATGGGGAAATCCAGACGAAATCACTTTGGTCGAATGGATTTTTAGTCCGCTGAATGAAAATGAGACCTTTGTAAGCATTACGAATTCGGGCTTAAAAGGTGATGCCGATAAAATAATTGACCAGGTTCGTAATTCTACTGAAGGTTTTACGTTGGTATTAGCGGGAGCAAAAGCCTATTTAGAACATAATTTAAAGCTGAATTTAGTTCTGGATAGATTCCCGAAAGGTCTTGCCTGA
- a CDS encoding GNAT family N-acetyltransferase: MNNYIIRNAKPSEFEEIGELLIRVYSALEGFPKEEEQPNYYKMLANIGNFTQYPETELLVAVDENNTISGAVVYFNDMQYYGSGGIATQEKDSAGFRLLGVDSQARGKGIGKLLTLECLKKAQDSKRKQVIIHSTLAMKTAWKMYENIGFKRDEILDFMQGELPVFGFRYPLIS, from the coding sequence ATGAACAATTATATCATACGAAACGCAAAACCTTCAGAATTTGAGGAAATCGGGGAACTTTTAATTCGCGTTTATTCAGCTTTGGAAGGTTTTCCTAAAGAAGAGGAACAACCAAATTATTATAAAATGCTGGCCAATATTGGCAATTTTACGCAATATCCAGAAACAGAACTTTTAGTGGCAGTTGATGAAAATAATACCATTTCTGGAGCAGTTGTTTATTTTAACGACATGCAATATTACGGCTCTGGTGGCATTGCGACTCAAGAAAAAGATTCGGCCGGATTTCGATTGCTTGGAGTTGATTCTCAAGCGAGAGGAAAAGGAATTGGAAAGCTTTTGACTTTAGAATGCCTCAAAAAAGCACAAGATTCCAAAAGGAAACAAGTCATTATCCATTCTACTTTAGCAATGAAAACAGCTTGGAAAATGTACGAAAATATCGGATTTAAAAGAGATGAAATTCTGGATTTTATGCAAGGAGAACTTCCTGTATTCGGATTCAGATATCCATTAATTTCATAA
- a CDS encoding TIGR00730 family Rossman fold protein: protein MKNITVFCGSSFGTDEIFREQAELLGKTLAKQNIGLVYGGANVGLMGAVADGALSENGTVIGVLPNFLRSKEIAHLGLTELILVESMHERKTKMNDLCDGVIALPGGFGTLEELFEMLTWAQLGLHKKPIAILNTNGFYDSLIELTETMVEKGLLKDVNQKMLLVSDNIPDLLEKMKNYNPPTVGKWINKEEV from the coding sequence ATGAAAAATATAACCGTTTTCTGCGGATCCAGTTTTGGAACCGATGAAATATTTAGAGAACAGGCAGAATTGCTTGGAAAAACTTTAGCCAAACAAAATATAGGTTTAGTTTACGGAGGCGCAAACGTAGGCTTAATGGGCGCTGTCGCAGATGGTGCACTGAGCGAAAACGGAACCGTAATTGGCGTTCTTCCAAATTTTCTAAGATCTAAAGAAATTGCACATTTGGGTTTGACCGAATTGATTTTGGTCGAAAGCATGCACGAACGAAAAACCAAAATGAATGATTTATGCGATGGTGTAATCGCGCTCCCAGGTGGTTTTGGAACACTAGAAGAGCTTTTTGAAATGCTGACTTGGGCACAATTAGGACTTCATAAAAAACCAATCGCGATTTTAAATACGAACGGTTTTTATGATTCGCTGATTGAATTGACAGAAACAATGGTTGAAAAAGGCTTACTGAAAGACGTCAATCAAAAAATGCTTTTGGTAAGCGACAATATTCCCGATTTGCTGGAAAAAATGAAAAACTACAATCCGCCAACGGTTGGAAAATGGATAAATAAAGAAGAAGTTTAA
- a CDS encoding polysaccharide deacetylase family protein has protein sequence MSSRRNFIKQTGIIGMVGLMNPIETFSEVSNNAPVFSSKKTKWADGSRLVVSISMQFEAGGQPLNAESPFPQNMQKGFIDLPASTWYEYGYKEGIPRMLDNWDKLGVKVTSHMVGTAVLKNPELAKEIIQRGHEAAAHGMSWSTQYTMPYEEEKKFIKDGIDAIKKVTGFTPVGYNANWLRRGQNTLNILQELGFKYHIDDLSHDEPFIIQVKNKDFAVVPYTIRCNDIVLIEGKNFSSDQFFQQAKMEFDQLYAESETQRRQMSISFHDRIGGTPQMVKATNDLIKYMQQHQGVSFKRKDEIAEIALHDKTTIRE, from the coding sequence ATGAGTTCAAGAAGAAATTTTATTAAACAAACCGGAATAATAGGAATGGTTGGCCTGATGAATCCTATTGAAACATTTTCTGAAGTTTCAAACAATGCTCCTGTTTTTTCTTCTAAAAAAACTAAATGGGCAGACGGCTCAAGATTAGTGGTTTCAATCTCTATGCAGTTTGAAGCCGGAGGACAACCGCTAAATGCCGAAAGTCCTTTTCCTCAAAATATGCAAAAAGGGTTTATTGATCTACCTGCTTCTACCTGGTATGAATACGGATATAAAGAAGGAATTCCACGTATGTTGGACAATTGGGATAAACTTGGCGTAAAAGTAACTTCGCACATGGTTGGAACCGCTGTTTTAAAAAATCCGGAACTGGCAAAAGAGATTATACAAAGAGGCCACGAAGCCGCCGCACACGGAATGAGCTGGAGCACACAATATACAATGCCGTATGAAGAAGAAAAAAAGTTCATAAAAGATGGTATTGATGCTATAAAAAAAGTCACTGGTTTTACTCCTGTTGGTTATAATGCCAACTGGCTGCGCCGAGGACAAAACACACTCAATATTTTACAAGAACTTGGTTTCAAATATCATATCGATGATCTTAGCCATGATGAACCTTTTATCATTCAGGTAAAAAATAAAGATTTTGCAGTAGTTCCATACACAATCAGATGCAACGACATAGTTCTGATTGAAGGGAAAAACTTTTCATCAGATCAATTTTTCCAACAAGCTAAAATGGAATTTGACCAATTATACGCCGAAAGTGAAACACAACGACGCCAAATGTCAATTAGTTTTCACGACCGCATTGGAGGAACTCCACAAATGGTAAAAGCCACAAATGATTTAATAAAATACATGCAACAACATCAGGGTGTGAGTTTCAAACGCAAAGATGAAATCGCCGAAATTGCACTTCACGACAAGACTACAATAAGAGAATAA
- a CDS encoding AraC family transcriptional regulator produces MEIRNLYHPFELQFLEVLEYEAKERKNTFFEMVFVLEGKGIQIINDHRLPYSSDKLFLIFPEDTHSFEVTEKTKFFFIRFHNSYLKTQSSEWIQKLEFIFHNHNHLPGCILKTVTDKPLIRAMIEALIREEKSHDQQQQEVIKQILNTIITIAARNISLVANINFEQTTTMPNLDLLHYVHQNIYRPDQLKSSKMATAFNVSPTYISEYFKTKTGQNIQEYSIAYKIKLIETRLKFTNMRINEIVYEFGFSDASHLNRLFKKYTGLNPSAYKKQFKNL; encoded by the coding sequence ATGGAAATTAGAAATTTATACCATCCATTTGAACTTCAGTTTTTAGAAGTTTTAGAATATGAAGCGAAAGAGCGCAAAAACACTTTTTTTGAAATGGTTTTTGTATTGGAAGGAAAAGGAATTCAGATCATAAATGATCATCGATTACCTTACAGCAGTGATAAGTTATTTTTGATTTTTCCTGAAGATACTCACAGTTTTGAAGTTACTGAGAAAACGAAATTTTTCTTTATTAGATTTCATAACAGTTATCTTAAAACTCAAAGCAGCGAATGGATTCAAAAACTTGAATTTATTTTTCACAATCATAATCATTTGCCGGGATGTATATTAAAGACAGTGACAGACAAGCCATTAATAAGAGCAATGATCGAAGCCCTTATTAGAGAAGAAAAAAGTCATGATCAGCAGCAACAAGAAGTAATAAAACAAATTCTAAATACTATAATAACCATTGCTGCCAGAAATATTTCGCTTGTGGCGAATATAAATTTTGAGCAGACCACCACGATGCCAAATTTAGATTTATTACATTATGTTCATCAGAATATCTATCGGCCAGATCAATTGAAATCTTCGAAAATGGCAACAGCTTTTAATGTTTCACCAACGTATATAAGCGAGTATTTTAAAACCAAAACAGGACAGAATATACAAGAATATAGTATCGCATATAAAATTAAGCTGATTGAAACCCGATTAAAATTTACCAATATGCGTATTAATGAAATCGTGTACGAATTTGGTTTTAGTGATGCAAGCCATCTGAATCGATTATTTAAGAAATATACAGGACTAAACCCGAGTGCATATAAAAAGCAGTTTAAAAACTTATAA
- a CDS encoding glyoxalase: MNHNIKSIRPFIGSKNFEISRSFYRDLGFEEGVLESNFSVFKNEEFAFYLQDYYAKEWIENTMIFLEVDDPERYYNELLALNLPEKYEGVKLTPVKYLDWGSECFLLDPSGVLWHFGTFIK; encoded by the coding sequence ATGAACCATAATATAAAATCAATTCGTCCCTTTATAGGATCCAAAAATTTTGAAATATCAAGAAGTTTTTATCGTGATTTAGGTTTTGAAGAAGGTGTCTTAGAATCTAATTTTTCTGTTTTTAAAAACGAAGAATTTGCTTTTTATCTTCAGGATTATTATGCCAAAGAATGGATTGAAAACACTATGATTTTTCTAGAAGTTGATGATCCAGAAAGATATTATAATGAGCTTTTAGCATTAAATCTTCCTGAAAAATATGAAGGTGTAAAACTCACTCCAGTAAAATATTTAGATTGGGGAAGCGAATGTTTTCTTCTTGATCCGTCTGGTGTTTTATGGCATTTTGGAACATTCATAAAATGA
- a CDS encoding iron chaperone, with amino-acid sequence MEVKKPENIDEYIGGFPNDVQEILEKIRMTIQKAAPDAKEKISYSMPAFEQNGIVVYFAAFKNHIGLYALPSGHEEFKDELSKYKSGKGSVQFPIKEKMPYDLITKIVKFRVKENLEKAKKK; translated from the coding sequence ATGGAAGTTAAAAAACCCGAAAATATCGACGAGTACATTGGCGGATTTCCAAATGATGTTCAAGAAATTTTGGAAAAAATCAGAATGACGATTCAGAAAGCAGCGCCCGATGCGAAAGAAAAAATCAGTTACTCGATGCCAGCTTTTGAGCAAAACGGAATTGTCGTGTATTTTGCTGCTTTTAAAAATCACATCGGACTTTATGCTTTACCAAGCGGACATGAAGAATTTAAGGATGAACTTTCAAAATATAAATCGGGAAAAGGTTCTGTTCAGTTTCCTATAAAAGAAAAGATGCCTTACGATTTGATCACAAAAATTGTAAAATTTAGAGTTAAAGAAAATCTGGAAAAAGCAAAAAAGAAATAG
- a CDS encoding TlpA disulfide reductase family protein, with the protein MKKINLLFVISTFFVSFFCNAQDEASIEKEILELHKPTKIVHDSISKLMKEVNLKIETEKDSIKKNQLAIRLDTLWNALDENGINELKLDFDFARKHPNSLKALRLIRISVGRFVGMNFYDTFVEVFQNFSPEIKNSEEGKEMAEKLNYFKQSKVGSIAPNFSLKDIDNKTISLSDYKGKYILIDFWASWCAPCREELPYIKELYKKYQQQGLEIISVTKDEKSDLWKNAITKEKIQSWKHISILENNSSIDKDYFVNGIPHKVLIDKNGIIIGKWKGSGENNKHDLQQQLKSILEVQ; encoded by the coding sequence ATGAAAAAAATAAATCTTCTTTTTGTCATTTCTACCTTTTTTGTGAGTTTCTTTTGCAACGCGCAAGACGAAGCTTCAATTGAAAAAGAAATTCTTGAATTGCATAAACCAACAAAAATAGTTCATGATTCTATTTCAAAATTAATGAAAGAAGTTAATTTAAAAATAGAGACAGAAAAAGATTCTATTAAAAAAAATCAGCTTGCAATACGTTTAGATACATTATGGAATGCATTAGATGAGAATGGGATAAATGAATTAAAGCTTGATTTTGATTTTGCCCGAAAACATCCAAATTCATTAAAGGCGCTCCGCTTAATTAGAATCTCCGTAGGTCGTTTTGTTGGAATGAATTTTTATGACACTTTTGTGGAGGTTTTCCAAAATTTTTCTCCAGAAATCAAAAATTCAGAAGAAGGAAAAGAGATGGCCGAGAAATTGAATTATTTTAAACAAAGCAAAGTAGGAAGCATCGCTCCAAATTTTAGCTTAAAAGATATCGACAATAAAACTATTTCGCTCAGTGACTATAAAGGAAAATATATCTTGATTGATTTTTGGGCCAGCTGGTGTGCTCCTTGCAGAGAAGAATTGCCTTATATTAAAGAATTATATAAAAAATATCAGCAACAAGGTTTAGAAATTATCAGTGTTACCAAAGATGAAAAATCAGATCTTTGGAAAAATGCGATCACAAAAGAAAAAATTCAATCTTGGAAACACATTTCTATTTTAGAAAACAATAGCTCAATCGATAAAGATTACTTCGTAAATGGCATACCTCACAAAGTGTTAATCGATAAAAACGGCATTATTATTGGGAAATGGAAAGGTAGTGGCGAAAACAATAAACACGACCTACAGCAACAATTAAAATCGATTCTTGAAGTACAATAA
- a CDS encoding DoxX family protein, which yields METISFLLLRIAIAISMFGHGLVRLPKLEAFSNWMTNSFENSMLPKILVTPFSYILPVAEFSIGVLLLLGLFTKPSLIAGAVIMLILLFGTSMIENWEAIPSQLMHIAFFALLLHFINDNSWAIDTLIKK from the coding sequence ATGGAAACAATTTCTTTTTTATTATTGCGCATTGCAATAGCAATCAGCATGTTTGGACATGGATTAGTACGACTACCAAAACTGGAAGCTTTTAGTAACTGGATGACCAATAGTTTTGAAAATTCTATGCTGCCAAAAATTCTTGTAACTCCTTTTAGTTACATCTTACCCGTAGCAGAATTTTCAATTGGCGTTTTATTATTACTGGGTTTATTTACAAAACCATCTTTAATTGCCGGAGCTGTAATTATGCTAATTTTATTATTTGGCACCTCAATGATTGAAAACTGGGAAGCCATTCCGTCACAACTAATGCACATTGCTTTTTTTGCTTTACTGTTACATTTTATAAATGATAACAGTTGGGCTATTGATACATTAATTAAAAAATAA
- a CDS encoding mutarotase codes for MNLTEHYNQLYKTASEAISAGKYAIDSELKNESDSRFGITLLIRPSDEIKAKMELFINELKKAEPEQYFYPDSDIHITVLSIISCSEKFQLNQIAPNDYIQLICKSMVDADKIKIHFKGITASPSALMIQGFPTDETLNNFRNKLRDNFKNSDLQQSIDSRYSISTAHSTIMRFQEPLQNPQKLIEIADKFRDYDFGELDVKNLELVYNDWYQRKSTTRVLGNFGLR; via the coding sequence ATGAATTTAACCGAACATTACAACCAACTTTATAAAACAGCTTCTGAAGCAATTTCGGCAGGAAAGTATGCAATTGATTCAGAGCTCAAAAACGAATCCGATTCACGATTTGGAATAACATTATTAATTCGCCCAAGCGATGAAATAAAAGCAAAAATGGAGCTTTTTATCAATGAATTAAAAAAAGCCGAACCCGAGCAATATTTTTATCCAGATTCTGATATTCACATTACAGTACTGTCGATTATTTCCTGTTCGGAGAAATTTCAGTTAAATCAGATTGCACCAAATGATTATATTCAATTAATCTGCAAAAGTATGGTCGATGCTGACAAAATCAAAATTCATTTCAAAGGCATTACTGCTTCTCCTTCTGCCCTTATGATTCAAGGTTTTCCAACTGATGAAACGCTGAACAATTTCAGAAACAAGCTTCGCGATAATTTCAAAAACTCAGATTTGCAACAAAGCATTGACAGCCGTTATTCGATTTCGACAGCGCATTCTACTATTATGCGTTTTCAAGAACCGCTTCAAAATCCACAGAAATTAATTGAAATTGCGGATAAATTTCGTGATTATGATTTTGGGGAACTTGATGTAAAAAACTTAGAACTTGTTTATAATGATTGGTATCAGCGTAAAAGTACTACGCGCGTTTTGGGAAATTTTGGTTTGAGGTAG